In a single window of the Gossypium hirsutum isolate 1008001.06 chromosome D02, Gossypium_hirsutum_v2.1, whole genome shotgun sequence genome:
- the LOC107910559 gene encoding 30S ribosomal protein S1, chloroplastic: MASLAQQFTGLRCPPLSSSRFSVKPKQTQKVGAFASPIVSAVAVSNAQTKDRLELKKMFEDAYERCRTAPMEGVSFTVEDFQNALEKYDFDSELGTKVKGTVFCTDGNGALVDITAKSSAYLPVQEASIHKIKHVEEVGIVPGLREEFMIIGENEADDSLILSLRSIQYELAWERCRQLQAEDVVVKGKVVGANKGGVVALVEGLRGFVPFSQISSKSTAEELLDKELPLKFVEVDEEQSRLVFSNRKAMADSQAQLGIGSVVLGTVQSLKPYGAFIDIGGINGLLHVSQISHDRVSDIATVLQPGDTLKVMILSHDRERGRVSLSTKKLEPTPGDMIRNPTLVFEKAEEMAQTFRQRIAQAEAMARADMLRFQPESGLTLSSDGILGPLASDLPAEGLDLSDVPEAEEV, translated from the exons atggcgTCTTTGGCTCAACAGTTCACAGGTCTAAGATGTCCACCACTCTCCTCATCTCGGTTTTCTGTGAAACCAAAGCAAACCCAGAAAGTGGGCGCTTTTGCTTCTCCTATAGTTTCAGCCGTCGCTGTCTCAAATGCACAGACCAAAGATAGGCTTGAACTCAAGAAGATGTTCGAGGATGCTTACGAACGCTGTCGAACTGCTCCTATGGAAGGCGTTTCTTTTACTGTTGAGGATTTTCAAAATGCTCTTGAGAAATATGACTTTGATTCTGAGCTTGGAACCAAG GTTAAAGGAACAGTTTTCTGCACAGATGGCAATGGGGCATTGGTTGATATTACTGCCAAATCTTCTGCATATCTACCGGTCCAAGAGGCCAGCATTCACAAAATTAAACATGTAGAAGAAGTTGGTATAGTTCCTGGTTTAAGGGAGGAATTTATGATTATCGGTGAAAACGAGGCtgatgatagcttaattttgaGCTTAAGGTCCATCCAATATGAACTTGCCTGGGAAAGATGCAGGCAACTTCAAGCTGAGGATGTTGTCGTGAAGGGCAAG GTTGTTGGTGCAAACAAGGGTGGAGTAGTGGCATTGGTGGAGGGTCTTCGAGGGTTTGTTCCTTTCTCACAGATATCATCG AAATCCACTGCAGAAGAGCTTTTAGATAAGGAGCTCCCTTTGAAGTTTGTAGAGGTTGACGAGGAACAGTCCAGGCTTGTCTTCAGTAACCGCAAGGCCATGGCTGATAGCCAAGCACAGCTCGGAATTGGATCGGTTGTCCTCGGAACTGTTCAGAGCCTGAAACCATATGGTGCTTTCATCGACATTGGTGGAATTAACGGCCTTCTTCATGTCAGTCAAATCAGTCATGATCGTGTTTCAGATATTGCTACGGTTCTTCAACCTGGTGACACTCTGAAG GTCATGATATTGAGCCATGACCGTGAAAGAGGCCGAGTAAGTCTTTCCACAAAGAAACTAGAGCCTACCCCTGGAGACATGATTCGCAATCCAACTCTTGTGTTTGAGAAG GCTGAAGAGATGGCTCAGACGTTCAGGCAGAGAATTGCCCAAGCAGAAGCTATGGCTCGTGCTGACATGCTCAGATTCCAGCCCGAG AGTGGGTTAACTCTGAGCTCTGATGGGATATTAGGTCCCCTTGCATCAGACCTGCCAGCCGAAGGTCTAGACCTCAGTGATGTTCCTGAAGCTGAAGAAGTTTAA